Proteins from a single region of Harpia harpyja isolate bHarHar1 chromosome 14, bHarHar1 primary haplotype, whole genome shotgun sequence:
- the PRPSAP1 gene encoding phosphoribosyl pyrophosphate synthase-associated protein 1 isoform X4, whose protein sequence is MNAARSGYRVFSANSTAACTELAKRITERLGAELGKSVVYQETNGETRVEIKESVRGQDIFIIQTIPRDVNTAVMELLIMAYALKTSCARNIIGVIPYFPYSKQSKMRKRGSIVCKLLASMLAKAGLTHIITMDLHQKEIQGFFSFPVDNLRASPFLLQYIQEEIPDYRNAVIVAKSPDAAKRAQSYAERLRLGLAVIHGEAQCTEQDMDDGRHSPPMVKNATVHPGLELPLMMAKEKPPITVVGDVGGRIAIIVDDIIDDVESFVAAAEILKERGAYKIFVMATHGLLSADAPRLIEESSIDEVVVTNTVPHEVQKLQCPKIKTVDISLILSEAIRRIHNGESMAYLFRNITVDD, encoded by the exons ATGAACGCAGCCAGAAGTGGCTACCGGGTCTTCTCGGCCAACTCCACGGCAGCCTGCACCGAGCTGGCGAAGCGGATCACGGA gcGTCTCGGTGCTGAGCTGGGGAAATCTGTGGTATACCAGGAAACCAATGGAG AAACAAGAGTTGAAATAAAAGAATCTGTCCGGGGACAGGATATCTTCATTATACAGACAATCCCCAG AGATGTGAATACCGCTGTCATGGAGCTGCTGATAATGGCATATGCACTGAAGACTTCCTGTGCCAGGAACATCATTGGGGTCATCCCTTATTTCCCCTACAGCAAACAGAGCAAAATGAGGAAGAGGGGCTCTATAGTCTGCAAGCTGCTGGCTTCGATGCTCGCCAAGGCAG gTTTAACACACATTATCACTATGGACCTTCATCAAAAGGAAATCCAAGGCTTCTTCAGCTTCCCAGTAGACAACCTGAGAGCATCCCCTTTCTTGCTTCAGTATATACAGGAAGAA ATTCCAGATTACAGAAATGCAGTTATTGTAGCCAAATCTCCTGATGCAGCTAAAAG GGCTCAGTCTTACGCTGAGAGACTACGGCTGGGACTAGCAGTGATCCACGGAGAGGCTCAGTGTACAGAGCAGGACATGGATGATGGACGTCACTCCCCTCCGATGGTCAAAAATGCAACTGTGCATCCTGGTCTGGAGCTGCCGT tGATGATGGCCAAGGAGAAACCGCCAATAACTGTGGTTGGAGACGTTGGAGGAAGAATTGCCATCATTGTG gATGACATCATCGATGATGTGGAAAGCTTTGTAGCTGCTGCAGAGATCCTGAAAGAGCGTGGAGCCTACAAGATTTTTGTGATGGCTACTCATGGACTCCTGTCAGCAGATGCCCCCCGTCTCATAGAGGAATCCTCCATTGATGAG GTGGTAGTAACCAACACAGTTCCTCACGAGGTACAGAAGCTGCAGTGCCCCAAGATAAAGACTGTGGATATCAGTTTGATTCTCTCTGAAGCCATCCGACGAATCCACAATGGCGAGTCCATGGCCTATCTCTTTCGCAACATCACTGTCGATGACTAG
- the PRPSAP1 gene encoding phosphoribosyl pyrophosphate synthase-associated protein 1 isoform X1, with the protein MQGDPGDEMNAVCLPCNIKHTPWAWQDQHRALPAPRGLHDSLAMNAARSGYRVFSANSTAACTELAKRITERLGAELGKSVVYQETNGETRVEIKESVRGQDIFIIQTIPRDVNTAVMELLIMAYALKTSCARNIIGVIPYFPYSKQSKMRKRGSIVCKLLASMLAKAGLTHIITMDLHQKEIQGFFSFPVDNLRASPFLLQYIQEEIPDYRNAVIVAKSPDAAKRAQSYAERLRLGLAVIHGEAQCTEQDMDDGRHSPPMVKNATVHPGLELPLMMAKEKPPITVVGDVGGRIAIIVDDIIDDVESFVAAAEILKERGAYKIFVMATHGLLSADAPRLIEESSIDEVVVTNTVPHEVQKLQCPKIKTVDISLILSEAIRRIHNGESMAYLFRNITVDD; encoded by the exons ATGCAGGGCGATCCTGGTGATGAAATGAATGCTGTTTGCCTTCCCTGCAATATAAAGCACACTCCTTGGGCCTGGCAAGATCAGCACAGAGCTCTGCCAG CTCCACGGGGGTTGCATGACTCTTTGGCGATGAACGCAGCCAGAAGTGGCTACCGGGTCTTCTCGGCCAACTCCACGGCAGCCTGCACCGAGCTGGCGAAGCGGATCACGGA gcGTCTCGGTGCTGAGCTGGGGAAATCTGTGGTATACCAGGAAACCAATGGAG AAACAAGAGTTGAAATAAAAGAATCTGTCCGGGGACAGGATATCTTCATTATACAGACAATCCCCAG AGATGTGAATACCGCTGTCATGGAGCTGCTGATAATGGCATATGCACTGAAGACTTCCTGTGCCAGGAACATCATTGGGGTCATCCCTTATTTCCCCTACAGCAAACAGAGCAAAATGAGGAAGAGGGGCTCTATAGTCTGCAAGCTGCTGGCTTCGATGCTCGCCAAGGCAG gTTTAACACACATTATCACTATGGACCTTCATCAAAAGGAAATCCAAGGCTTCTTCAGCTTCCCAGTAGACAACCTGAGAGCATCCCCTTTCTTGCTTCAGTATATACAGGAAGAA ATTCCAGATTACAGAAATGCAGTTATTGTAGCCAAATCTCCTGATGCAGCTAAAAG GGCTCAGTCTTACGCTGAGAGACTACGGCTGGGACTAGCAGTGATCCACGGAGAGGCTCAGTGTACAGAGCAGGACATGGATGATGGACGTCACTCCCCTCCGATGGTCAAAAATGCAACTGTGCATCCTGGTCTGGAGCTGCCGT tGATGATGGCCAAGGAGAAACCGCCAATAACTGTGGTTGGAGACGTTGGAGGAAGAATTGCCATCATTGTG gATGACATCATCGATGATGTGGAAAGCTTTGTAGCTGCTGCAGAGATCCTGAAAGAGCGTGGAGCCTACAAGATTTTTGTGATGGCTACTCATGGACTCCTGTCAGCAGATGCCCCCCGTCTCATAGAGGAATCCTCCATTGATGAG GTGGTAGTAACCAACACAGTTCCTCACGAGGTACAGAAGCTGCAGTGCCCCAAGATAAAGACTGTGGATATCAGTTTGATTCTCTCTGAAGCCATCCGACGAATCCACAATGGCGAGTCCATGGCCTATCTCTTTCGCAACATCACTGTCGATGACTAG
- the PRPSAP1 gene encoding phosphoribosyl pyrophosphate synthase-associated protein 1 isoform X3, whose product MGLVCCWGEGGLASLFNLRSPTDAFGSPSYCSVWHRGRLGAELGKSVVYQETNGETRVEIKESVRGQDIFIIQTIPRDVNTAVMELLIMAYALKTSCARNIIGVIPYFPYSKQSKMRKRGSIVCKLLASMLAKAGLTHIITMDLHQKEIQGFFSFPVDNLRASPFLLQYIQEEIPDYRNAVIVAKSPDAAKRAQSYAERLRLGLAVIHGEAQCTEQDMDDGRHSPPMVKNATVHPGLELPLMMAKEKPPITVVGDVGGRIAIIVDDIIDDVESFVAAAEILKERGAYKIFVMATHGLLSADAPRLIEESSIDEVVVTNTVPHEVQKLQCPKIKTVDISLILSEAIRRIHNGESMAYLFRNITVDD is encoded by the exons ATGGGCCttgtgtgctgctggggggagggaggTCTAGCAAGTCTTTTTAATCTCCGGAGTCCAACAGATGCATTTGGATCTCCATCCTACTGCAGTGTTTGGCACAGAGG gcGTCTCGGTGCTGAGCTGGGGAAATCTGTGGTATACCAGGAAACCAATGGAG AAACAAGAGTTGAAATAAAAGAATCTGTCCGGGGACAGGATATCTTCATTATACAGACAATCCCCAG AGATGTGAATACCGCTGTCATGGAGCTGCTGATAATGGCATATGCACTGAAGACTTCCTGTGCCAGGAACATCATTGGGGTCATCCCTTATTTCCCCTACAGCAAACAGAGCAAAATGAGGAAGAGGGGCTCTATAGTCTGCAAGCTGCTGGCTTCGATGCTCGCCAAGGCAG gTTTAACACACATTATCACTATGGACCTTCATCAAAAGGAAATCCAAGGCTTCTTCAGCTTCCCAGTAGACAACCTGAGAGCATCCCCTTTCTTGCTTCAGTATATACAGGAAGAA ATTCCAGATTACAGAAATGCAGTTATTGTAGCCAAATCTCCTGATGCAGCTAAAAG GGCTCAGTCTTACGCTGAGAGACTACGGCTGGGACTAGCAGTGATCCACGGAGAGGCTCAGTGTACAGAGCAGGACATGGATGATGGACGTCACTCCCCTCCGATGGTCAAAAATGCAACTGTGCATCCTGGTCTGGAGCTGCCGT tGATGATGGCCAAGGAGAAACCGCCAATAACTGTGGTTGGAGACGTTGGAGGAAGAATTGCCATCATTGTG gATGACATCATCGATGATGTGGAAAGCTTTGTAGCTGCTGCAGAGATCCTGAAAGAGCGTGGAGCCTACAAGATTTTTGTGATGGCTACTCATGGACTCCTGTCAGCAGATGCCCCCCGTCTCATAGAGGAATCCTCCATTGATGAG GTGGTAGTAACCAACACAGTTCCTCACGAGGTACAGAAGCTGCAGTGCCCCAAGATAAAGACTGTGGATATCAGTTTGATTCTCTCTGAAGCCATCCGACGAATCCACAATGGCGAGTCCATGGCCTATCTCTTTCGCAACATCACTGTCGATGACTAG
- the PRPSAP1 gene encoding phosphoribosyl pyrophosphate synthase-associated protein 1 isoform X6 — translation MELLIMAYALKTSCARNIIGVIPYFPYSKQSKMRKRGSIVCKLLASMLAKAGLTHIITMDLHQKEIQGFFSFPVDNLRASPFLLQYIQEEIPDYRNAVIVAKSPDAAKRAQSYAERLRLGLAVIHGEAQCTEQDMDDGRHSPPMVKNATVHPGLELPLMMAKEKPPITVVGDVGGRIAIIVDDIIDDVESFVAAAEILKERGAYKIFVMATHGLLSADAPRLIEESSIDEVVVTNTVPHEVQKLQCPKIKTVDISLILSEAIRRIHNGESMAYLFRNITVDD, via the exons ATGGAGCTGCTGATAATGGCATATGCACTGAAGACTTCCTGTGCCAGGAACATCATTGGGGTCATCCCTTATTTCCCCTACAGCAAACAGAGCAAAATGAGGAAGAGGGGCTCTATAGTCTGCAAGCTGCTGGCTTCGATGCTCGCCAAGGCAG gTTTAACACACATTATCACTATGGACCTTCATCAAAAGGAAATCCAAGGCTTCTTCAGCTTCCCAGTAGACAACCTGAGAGCATCCCCTTTCTTGCTTCAGTATATACAGGAAGAA ATTCCAGATTACAGAAATGCAGTTATTGTAGCCAAATCTCCTGATGCAGCTAAAAG GGCTCAGTCTTACGCTGAGAGACTACGGCTGGGACTAGCAGTGATCCACGGAGAGGCTCAGTGTACAGAGCAGGACATGGATGATGGACGTCACTCCCCTCCGATGGTCAAAAATGCAACTGTGCATCCTGGTCTGGAGCTGCCGT tGATGATGGCCAAGGAGAAACCGCCAATAACTGTGGTTGGAGACGTTGGAGGAAGAATTGCCATCATTGTG gATGACATCATCGATGATGTGGAAAGCTTTGTAGCTGCTGCAGAGATCCTGAAAGAGCGTGGAGCCTACAAGATTTTTGTGATGGCTACTCATGGACTCCTGTCAGCAGATGCCCCCCGTCTCATAGAGGAATCCTCCATTGATGAG GTGGTAGTAACCAACACAGTTCCTCACGAGGTACAGAAGCTGCAGTGCCCCAAGATAAAGACTGTGGATATCAGTTTGATTCTCTCTGAAGCCATCCGACGAATCCACAATGGCGAGTCCATGGCCTATCTCTTTCGCAACATCACTGTCGATGACTAG
- the PRPSAP1 gene encoding phosphoribosyl pyrophosphate synthase-associated protein 1 isoform X5: MAAEGSGALGGWRNWLGWEWTSKTIAPRGLHDSLAMNAARSGYRVFSANSTAACTELAKRITERLGAELGKSVVYQETNGETRVEIKESVRGQDIFIIQTIPRDVNTAVMELLIMAYALKTSCARNIIGVIPYFPYSKQSKMRKRGSIVCKLLASMLAKAGLTHIITMDLHQKEIQGFFSFPVDNLRASPFLLQYIQEEIPDYRNAVIVAKSPDAAKRAQSYAERLRLGLAVIHGEAQCTEQDMDDGRHSPPMVKNATVHPGLELPLMMAKEKPPITVVGDVGGRIAIIVDDIIDDVESFVAAAEILKERGAYKIFVMATHGLLSADAPRLIEESSIDEVVVTNTVPHEVQKLQCPKIKTVDISLILSEAIRRIHNGESMAYLFRNITVDD; the protein is encoded by the exons ATGGCCGCCGAGGGGAGCGGCGCTCTAGGCGGGTGGCGGAACTGGCTTGGCTGg GAGTGGACCAGCAAGACTATAG CTCCACGGGGGTTGCATGACTCTTTGGCGATGAACGCAGCCAGAAGTGGCTACCGGGTCTTCTCGGCCAACTCCACGGCAGCCTGCACCGAGCTGGCGAAGCGGATCACGGA gcGTCTCGGTGCTGAGCTGGGGAAATCTGTGGTATACCAGGAAACCAATGGAG AAACAAGAGTTGAAATAAAAGAATCTGTCCGGGGACAGGATATCTTCATTATACAGACAATCCCCAG AGATGTGAATACCGCTGTCATGGAGCTGCTGATAATGGCATATGCACTGAAGACTTCCTGTGCCAGGAACATCATTGGGGTCATCCCTTATTTCCCCTACAGCAAACAGAGCAAAATGAGGAAGAGGGGCTCTATAGTCTGCAAGCTGCTGGCTTCGATGCTCGCCAAGGCAG gTTTAACACACATTATCACTATGGACCTTCATCAAAAGGAAATCCAAGGCTTCTTCAGCTTCCCAGTAGACAACCTGAGAGCATCCCCTTTCTTGCTTCAGTATATACAGGAAGAA ATTCCAGATTACAGAAATGCAGTTATTGTAGCCAAATCTCCTGATGCAGCTAAAAG GGCTCAGTCTTACGCTGAGAGACTACGGCTGGGACTAGCAGTGATCCACGGAGAGGCTCAGTGTACAGAGCAGGACATGGATGATGGACGTCACTCCCCTCCGATGGTCAAAAATGCAACTGTGCATCCTGGTCTGGAGCTGCCGT tGATGATGGCCAAGGAGAAACCGCCAATAACTGTGGTTGGAGACGTTGGAGGAAGAATTGCCATCATTGTG gATGACATCATCGATGATGTGGAAAGCTTTGTAGCTGCTGCAGAGATCCTGAAAGAGCGTGGAGCCTACAAGATTTTTGTGATGGCTACTCATGGACTCCTGTCAGCAGATGCCCCCCGTCTCATAGAGGAATCCTCCATTGATGAG GTGGTAGTAACCAACACAGTTCCTCACGAGGTACAGAAGCTGCAGTGCCCCAAGATAAAGACTGTGGATATCAGTTTGATTCTCTCTGAAGCCATCCGACGAATCCACAATGGCGAGTCCATGGCCTATCTCTTTCGCAACATCACTGTCGATGACTAG
- the PRPSAP1 gene encoding phosphoribosyl pyrophosphate synthase-associated protein 1 isoform X2, with the protein MAAGAVSPCGEDGRRGERRSRRVAELAWLAPRGLHDSLAMNAARSGYRVFSANSTAACTELAKRITERLGAELGKSVVYQETNGETRVEIKESVRGQDIFIIQTIPRDVNTAVMELLIMAYALKTSCARNIIGVIPYFPYSKQSKMRKRGSIVCKLLASMLAKAGLTHIITMDLHQKEIQGFFSFPVDNLRASPFLLQYIQEEIPDYRNAVIVAKSPDAAKRAQSYAERLRLGLAVIHGEAQCTEQDMDDGRHSPPMVKNATVHPGLELPLMMAKEKPPITVVGDVGGRIAIIVDDIIDDVESFVAAAEILKERGAYKIFVMATHGLLSADAPRLIEESSIDEVVVTNTVPHEVQKLQCPKIKTVDISLILSEAIRRIHNGESMAYLFRNITVDD; encoded by the exons ATGGCAGCGGGGGCGGTCTCTCCCTGCGGAGAAGATGGCCGCCGAGGGGAGCGGCGCTCTAGGCGGGTGGCGGAACTGGCTTGGCTGg CTCCACGGGGGTTGCATGACTCTTTGGCGATGAACGCAGCCAGAAGTGGCTACCGGGTCTTCTCGGCCAACTCCACGGCAGCCTGCACCGAGCTGGCGAAGCGGATCACGGA gcGTCTCGGTGCTGAGCTGGGGAAATCTGTGGTATACCAGGAAACCAATGGAG AAACAAGAGTTGAAATAAAAGAATCTGTCCGGGGACAGGATATCTTCATTATACAGACAATCCCCAG AGATGTGAATACCGCTGTCATGGAGCTGCTGATAATGGCATATGCACTGAAGACTTCCTGTGCCAGGAACATCATTGGGGTCATCCCTTATTTCCCCTACAGCAAACAGAGCAAAATGAGGAAGAGGGGCTCTATAGTCTGCAAGCTGCTGGCTTCGATGCTCGCCAAGGCAG gTTTAACACACATTATCACTATGGACCTTCATCAAAAGGAAATCCAAGGCTTCTTCAGCTTCCCAGTAGACAACCTGAGAGCATCCCCTTTCTTGCTTCAGTATATACAGGAAGAA ATTCCAGATTACAGAAATGCAGTTATTGTAGCCAAATCTCCTGATGCAGCTAAAAG GGCTCAGTCTTACGCTGAGAGACTACGGCTGGGACTAGCAGTGATCCACGGAGAGGCTCAGTGTACAGAGCAGGACATGGATGATGGACGTCACTCCCCTCCGATGGTCAAAAATGCAACTGTGCATCCTGGTCTGGAGCTGCCGT tGATGATGGCCAAGGAGAAACCGCCAATAACTGTGGTTGGAGACGTTGGAGGAAGAATTGCCATCATTGTG gATGACATCATCGATGATGTGGAAAGCTTTGTAGCTGCTGCAGAGATCCTGAAAGAGCGTGGAGCCTACAAGATTTTTGTGATGGCTACTCATGGACTCCTGTCAGCAGATGCCCCCCGTCTCATAGAGGAATCCTCCATTGATGAG GTGGTAGTAACCAACACAGTTCCTCACGAGGTACAGAAGCTGCAGTGCCCCAAGATAAAGACTGTGGATATCAGTTTGATTCTCTCTGAAGCCATCCGACGAATCCACAATGGCGAGTCCATGGCCTATCTCTTTCGCAACATCACTGTCGATGACTAG